From Vanacampus margaritifer isolate UIUO_Vmar chromosome 8, RoL_Vmar_1.0, whole genome shotgun sequence, a single genomic window includes:
- the slc2a9l1 gene encoding solute carrier family 2 member 9, like 1, which translates to METVLQQLTRGNALFLILILGIGGSFQSGYHLTSLSSPSPFIQRFINSTWYERYATPPPAIIWSLIVSMYAVGGLFGAVSVKYFTSLLGRKKAVICNSFIAIAAATIMLTSKWAKSYEMIIVARILFGYTAALGVSTHLMYLSEMSPRKIRGTVTMSFATFVSIGKLSAQFLGLSEILGREELWNVVLCVPACFSVVQVMVMPFLPEAPRYLFIEKRDDKACKKALQSLWGRGDFKQEMEEMSTEQATAEAAPTKSLLLLLRDRTVRWQLITMSTIYCCNQFSGMSMISTFAFDIFRKAGLPTDQIRYVTIGLGVTEIITCISCGFLIEHAGRRPLFLAGYGIVSACWISVTVVLNLKGSISWASYLIAVFIILFIIFFCGGPGGAASSLISEIFIQSDRVAAFVLFGVQRWLVFAMLGLVFPILIDALDSYCFVIFACMSLLGCVYVFFFLPETKGKTLLEISDDFQAITVCGKSFVEVNQMETRL; encoded by the exons ATGGAAACTGTACTGCAGCAGCTG ACGCGTGGAAACGCTCTTTTTCTTATCTTAATTTTGGGAATTGGAGGAAGCTTTCAGTCAGGATACCACCTCACCTCCCTGAGTTCTCCCTCTCCG TTCATACAGCGCTTCATCAACAGCACCTGGTATGAGAGATACGCGACGCCACCACCAGCCATCATCTGGTCCCTCATAGTGTCCATGTATGCCGTGGGGGGCCTATTTGGCGCCGTCAGTGTCAAGTACTTCACGAGCCTGCTGGGAAG aaaaaaagcgGTGATCTGCAACAGCTTTATTGCCATTGCTGCAGCCACCATCATGCTGACAAGTAAATGGGCCAAGTCTTACGAAATGATCATTGTGGCCAGAATATTGTTTGGCTACACAGCAG CTCTGGGAGTGAGCACCCATCTTATGTACCTTTCTGAGATGTCACCCAGGAAGATAAGAGGCACTGTCACCATGTCATTTGCGACTTTTGTTTCCATTGGCAAACTGTCTGCGCAGTTTTTGGGCCTCAG TGAGATCCTGGGCCGCGAAGAGCTTTGGAACGTGGTCCTTTGTGTGCCTGCGTGTTTTTCTGTGGTCCAAGTGATGGTGATGCCTTTTCTTCCCGAAGCTCCCAGATATCTGTTCATCGAGAAACGAGATGACAAAGCCTGCAAAAAGG CTCTTCAGAGTCTGTGGGGCCGAGGCGACTTCAAGCAGGAGATGGAGGAAATGTCGACCGAGCAGGCAACAGCGGAAGCGGCCCCCACAAAAAGTCTTCTGCTGCTCCTTCGGGACCGAACGGTCCGATGGCAGCTCATCACCATGTCTACCATCTACTGCTGCAACCAGTTTTCAGGCATGTCTATG ATCAGCACTtttgcttttgacatttttcggAAAGCGGGGCTCCCGACAGATCAAATCCGCTATGTGACTATAGGACTTGGCGTAACGGAAATTATCACCTGCATATCTTGT GGTTTTTTAATTGAGCATGCAGGAAGGAGGCCACTGTTCTTGGCGGGTTATGGCATCGTGTCTGCATGCTGGATTTCAGTTACTGTTGTGCTCAACTTGAAG GGTTCCATTTCTTGGGCTTCTTACCTCATTGCTGTTTTTatcatcctcttcatcatcttcttctGTGGAGGGCCTG GGGGAGCAGCAAGTAGTCTCATCAGTGAGATCTTCATCCAGTCCGATCGGGTGGCTGCGTTTGTCCTCTTCGGGGTTCAGCGTTGGTTGGTATTCGCCATGCTGGGCCTTGTCTTTCCAATACTCATT gATGCGCTCGACTCATACTGCTTTGTGATTTTTGCCTGCATGAGTCTGCTGGGTTGCGTTTACGTCTTTTTCTTCCTGCCCGAGACCAAAGGGAAAACGCTGCTGGAGATCTCAGACGACTTTCAAGCCATCACCGTCTGTGGGAAATCTTTTGTAGAAGTGAACCAAATGGAGACCAGGTTATAG